From Micromonospora echinospora, one genomic window encodes:
- a CDS encoding glycerophosphodiester phosphodiesterase, with protein MSHPYLDAAAPLAFAHRGGAAQGDENTVAAFARAVALGYRYVETDVHATADGVPVVFHDATLDRLTGERGRIAALRWADLATVRVGGAAVVPRLDEVLAAWPEIRFNVDVKADDGVRPTVATVERVGAGDRVLLASFSDTRLARLRVLAGPKVATSLGMRGVARLRWASLTGQRLRLPPSVVAAQVPVRFGRVPVVDRRLVRYAHRLGLHVHVWTIDEPDEMHELLDLGVDGIMTDHVGVLRDVYRSRGHWAA; from the coding sequence GTGTCCCACCCCTACCTCGACGCGGCCGCCCCGCTGGCCTTCGCCCACCGGGGCGGCGCCGCGCAGGGCGACGAGAACACCGTCGCGGCGTTCGCCCGGGCCGTCGCGCTCGGCTACCGGTACGTCGAGACCGACGTGCACGCCACCGCCGACGGCGTGCCGGTGGTGTTCCACGACGCCACCCTCGACCGGCTCACCGGTGAACGGGGGCGGATCGCCGCGCTGCGCTGGGCGGACCTGGCCACCGTCCGGGTCGGTGGGGCCGCCGTGGTGCCCCGCCTCGACGAGGTCCTCGCCGCCTGGCCGGAGATCCGGTTCAACGTCGACGTGAAGGCCGACGACGGGGTGCGGCCGACCGTGGCGACGGTGGAACGCGTCGGAGCCGGCGACCGGGTGCTGCTCGCCTCGTTCAGTGACACCCGGCTGGCCCGGCTGCGGGTCCTCGCCGGCCCGAAGGTCGCCACCTCGCTGGGCATGCGCGGGGTGGCCCGGCTGCGGTGGGCGTCGCTGACCGGGCAGCGGCTGCGACTGCCGCCGTCGGTGGTCGCCGCGCAGGTGCCCGTCCGGTTCGGGCGGGTGCCGGTGGTCGACCGGCGGTTGGTGCGGTACGCCCACCGGCTCGGTCTGCACGTGCATGTCTGGACGATCGACGAACCTGACGAGATGCACGAGTTACTGGACCTGGGTGTGGATGGCATCATGACCGATCACGTCGGCGTGCTGCGCGACGTCTACCGCAGCCGCGGCCACTGGGCCGCCTGA
- a CDS encoding MFS transporter has translation MAETLAAPAERTPPSSTRRERTGWYFYDWAMSAFSTTVITVFLGPFLTSVTEVAAGCELGADTCSGYVYPLGVKVAAGSYFPYLVSLSVFLTVFVLPVTGAVADRSRHKKRLLAAFAFLGAGATTAMLFVTGDRYLLGGALFVVANIAFGAGVVVYNSFLPQLGGPDDRDAISSRGWALGYLGGGLLLAVNLVVVNSFGDGTAQRTLDLARWSIVSAGLWWALFTLVPLRWLREHPSVEATVAGGNVLVDGFRQLGRTLREVKAYPLTLFFLLAFLVYNDGIQTVIALASQYGTEELRLGQTTLIVTILLVQFLAFGGALLLGALARRIGAWKTVLLSLVLWTAVILAAFRLPAEAPVPFMILGAGIGLVLGGSQALSRSLFSQLIPAGREGEYYGFYEISDKGTSWLGPLAFGLVFQLTNSYRVGLVSLLIFFVVGFLLLAAVPVRRAIIAAGNTPPRVL, from the coding sequence ATGGCCGAGACCCTCGCCGCCCCGGCGGAACGCACCCCACCGTCGAGTACCCGCCGGGAACGCACCGGCTGGTACTTCTACGACTGGGCGATGTCGGCGTTCTCCACCACGGTCATCACCGTGTTCCTGGGGCCGTTCCTGACCAGCGTCACGGAGGTCGCCGCCGGCTGTGAGCTGGGCGCGGACACCTGCTCCGGGTACGTGTACCCGCTGGGCGTGAAGGTCGCCGCCGGGTCGTACTTTCCGTACCTGGTGTCGCTGTCGGTGTTCCTGACGGTGTTCGTCCTGCCGGTCACCGGGGCGGTCGCCGACCGGTCCCGGCACAAGAAGCGGTTGCTGGCCGCGTTCGCGTTCCTCGGTGCGGGGGCGACCACCGCGATGCTCTTCGTCACCGGGGACCGCTACCTGCTCGGTGGGGCGCTGTTCGTGGTCGCCAACATCGCCTTCGGCGCGGGTGTGGTGGTGTACAACTCGTTCCTGCCGCAGCTGGGCGGCCCGGACGACCGGGACGCGATCTCCAGCCGGGGTTGGGCGCTGGGCTACCTCGGTGGTGGGTTGCTGCTGGCGGTGAACCTGGTGGTGGTGAACTCGTTCGGCGACGGTACCGCCCAGCGCACCCTGGACCTGGCCCGCTGGTCGATCGTGTCGGCCGGGTTGTGGTGGGCGCTGTTCACCCTGGTGCCGCTGCGGTGGCTGCGGGAACACCCGTCGGTGGAGGCGACCGTCGCCGGCGGGAACGTGCTCGTCGACGGGTTCCGGCAGTTGGGGCGGACCCTGCGGGAGGTCAAGGCGTACCCGCTGACGTTGTTCTTCCTGCTGGCGTTCCTGGTCTACAACGACGGCATCCAGACGGTGATCGCCCTGGCCAGCCAGTACGGCACCGAGGAGCTGCGGCTGGGCCAGACCACGCTGATCGTGACGATCCTGCTGGTGCAGTTCCTCGCCTTCGGTGGGGCGTTGCTGCTCGGCGCGCTCGCCCGCCGTATCGGCGCGTGGAAGACGGTGCTGCTGTCGCTGGTGCTGTGGACGGCGGTGATCCTGGCGGCGTTCCGGCTGCCGGCCGAGGCGCCGGTGCCGTTCATGATCCTCGGTGCCGGCATCGGTCTGGTCCTGGGCGGCAGTCAGGCGTTGAGCCGGTCGCTGTTCAGCCAGCTGATCCCCGCCGGCCGGGAGGGCGAGTACTACGGCTTCTACGAGATCAGCGACAAGGGCACCAGTTGGCTGGGACCACTCGCTTTCGGGCTGGTGTTCCAGCTGACCAACTCGTACCGGGTCGGGCTGGTCTCCCTGTTGATCTTCTTCGTGGTCGGGTTCCTGCTCCTGGCGGCGGTGCCGGTGCGTCGGGCCATCATCGCCGCCGGGAACACCCCGCCACGCGTCCTCTGA
- a CDS encoding thymidine kinase: MARPLPGEQDTPVCAATRGADGRPLHAAALKFFWGPMDCGKSTMALQMNYNHARQGRRGLVTTRIDRSLGPRVTTRIGLAHDAIEVTDDLDLRALVRDRWADGERIDYLICDEASFYSVAHVEQMAELVDHDDVDVFAFGLATDFRSCFFPAAQRLFELADSVARIQVEVLCWCGREGLLNARVVGGRVVREGEQVVIGDTVPDAQVRYQVLCRRHHRTGDLGPRD, encoded by the coding sequence CTGGCCCGACCCCTGCCGGGTGAGCAGGACACCCCCGTCTGCGCCGCCACGCGCGGGGCCGACGGGCGTCCACTGCACGCCGCGGCGCTGAAGTTCTTCTGGGGGCCGATGGACTGCGGCAAGTCCACGATGGCCCTCCAGATGAACTACAACCACGCCCGGCAGGGCCGCCGGGGTCTGGTCACCACCCGCATCGACCGGTCCCTGGGCCCCCGGGTCACCACCCGCATCGGCCTGGCCCACGACGCCATCGAGGTCACCGACGACCTGGACCTGCGGGCCCTGGTGCGCGACCGCTGGGCCGACGGGGAACGGATCGACTACCTCATCTGCGACGAGGCGTCCTTCTACAGCGTCGCCCACGTCGAGCAGATGGCCGAACTGGTCGACCACGACGACGTCGACGTGTTCGCCTTCGGCCTGGCCACCGACTTCCGGTCGTGTTTCTTCCCCGCCGCGCAGCGGCTGTTCGAACTGGCCGACTCCGTCGCCCGCATCCAGGTCGAGGTGCTCTGCTGGTGCGGCCGGGAAGGCCTGCTCAACGCCCGTGTCGTCGGCGGCCGGGTGGTCCGCGAGGGCGAACAGGTCGTCATCGGCGACACCGTCCCCGACGCGCAGGTGCGCTACCAGGTGCTCTGCCGCCGGCACCACCGCACCGGCGACCTCGGCCCCCGCGACTGA
- a CDS encoding ABC transporter permease, whose product MRLALRRARGAKGLLLAAVGATLVATIALTGLAGYHRDVVSSGVRGVLAAATVEERSILVRGAAGRTPDVLTRRDTLLRAAAADVLDGWPGTVEAAGYAAGRQLHGDVGTAVADDDGTVYASVLFLDDLAAHADLTVGAWPAAGGSPVQTTLAEPVAATLGVTVGDRVPVTDGFTGRVTDLTVVGLWRPRAAADPYWRLAPETLTGVQPGTATYGPLTVDRADFLRHFLTNASAGWLITPDVGAATGTADLDRLADAADAAGGLAATAGLGDSATTTTALGDLVERIQRAALVGRSALVTPMLLVAVLGGYTLLLVAALLTEQRRAETALLRARGAARWQIAGLAGREAALVVAPAVLLAPPLATELLRHAGRIPALAEASLRLQPRLDTLTWTVALLVAAGCALAMLGPNLRRGDSYVADLAARSRPGRRGAVQRAGVDVVLVVVALLGWYQLRSYSSPLSGVGGGALAIDPLLAAAPTIAVLAGAVLALRILPPLTRLAERGVDRTRATAAMLGMWQAGRRPHAGPVLLVALAVAVSALAWSLAGTTGRSLTDQADHRVGADLRLTETGAAPDDRAAQLARLPGVTAALPAWRSTLSLGATRQPASLVAADADTAARVVRLRPDLAGGSPADVFAQVTRNRVDAPHTVLPAGARHLTGQFTGSVTAATGPVRAFAVFAAPAGTHRRVPLGDSRDGRPVDFTVDLPAGPARLAGFTVETTGPATLVVDWRLRDLRADGQPVDLAGGGPWHTVDPSGTPRDGTTATATGDTLTARWTRDDDTRRGRGDSLVQLAVTRPAAGPVPLLVTPQALAALRLDVGDDTRLFLGAAEVDVRVVGAVDAFPGDTAPATVFADLPSLRDRTFHDRGLLRDVQEWWLSVPTDRHDETVTAAAALTGVDVLDRKAVARDLAGDPFGVGARGALFAAALGAALLAAVGIAVDVSATARRRATELAVLRTLGATHRTVTRSLVTEQAFLAGTGVLVGLAVGVAVAATMAPLIILTPSADRPTPPPTLLIDWPPLLATAACVLLIAVAATTVAAARQRGRSEAGHLRGGEDR is encoded by the coding sequence ATGCGGCTGGCGCTTCGACGGGCCCGTGGAGCGAAGGGTCTGCTCCTGGCGGCGGTGGGCGCCACCCTGGTGGCGACGATCGCCCTCACCGGCCTGGCCGGCTACCACCGCGACGTCGTCAGCTCCGGGGTACGCGGCGTCCTCGCCGCCGCCACCGTCGAGGAACGCTCCATCCTGGTCCGCGGCGCGGCCGGACGCACCCCCGACGTCCTCACCCGACGCGACACCTTGCTGCGCGCCGCCGCCGCCGACGTCCTCGACGGCTGGCCGGGCACCGTCGAGGCGGCCGGCTACGCCGCCGGCCGGCAACTACACGGTGACGTCGGCACGGCCGTCGCCGACGACGACGGCACCGTCTACGCCAGCGTGCTGTTCCTCGACGACCTCGCCGCGCACGCCGACCTGACCGTCGGCGCCTGGCCGGCCGCCGGCGGCAGCCCCGTGCAGACCACCCTCGCCGAACCGGTCGCCGCGACCCTCGGCGTCACCGTCGGCGACCGCGTCCCGGTCACCGACGGGTTCACCGGCCGGGTCACCGACCTCACCGTCGTCGGTCTCTGGCGGCCCCGCGCCGCCGCCGACCCGTACTGGCGTCTCGCCCCCGAGACCCTCACCGGCGTGCAACCCGGCACGGCCACGTACGGGCCGCTGACCGTGGACCGCGCCGACTTCCTGCGCCACTTCCTCACCAACGCCTCCGCCGGCTGGCTGATCACGCCCGACGTCGGCGCGGCCACCGGCACCGCCGACCTCGACCGGCTCGCCGACGCCGCCGACGCCGCCGGCGGACTGGCCGCCACCGCCGGACTCGGCGACTCCGCCACGACCACCACCGCCCTCGGTGACCTGGTCGAACGGATCCAACGCGCCGCCCTGGTCGGCCGGTCCGCCCTCGTCACCCCGATGCTGCTGGTGGCCGTCCTCGGCGGGTACACGCTGCTGCTGGTGGCCGCCCTGCTCACCGAGCAGCGCCGCGCCGAGACCGCGCTGCTGCGCGCCCGGGGCGCGGCCCGATGGCAGATCGCCGGCCTGGCCGGCCGGGAAGCGGCACTGGTCGTCGCCCCGGCCGTCCTGCTGGCCCCACCGCTGGCCACCGAACTGCTGCGGCACGCCGGCCGGATACCGGCGCTCGCCGAGGCGTCCCTGCGTCTGCAGCCACGCCTGGACACCCTCACCTGGACCGTCGCGCTACTCGTCGCCGCCGGCTGCGCCCTCGCCATGCTCGGCCCCAACCTGCGCCGGGGCGACAGCTACGTCGCCGACCTGGCCGCCCGGTCCCGGCCCGGTCGGCGAGGCGCGGTGCAACGTGCCGGCGTCGACGTCGTCCTCGTCGTGGTCGCCCTGCTCGGCTGGTACCAGCTGCGGTCGTACTCGTCGCCGCTGTCCGGCGTCGGCGGCGGTGCCCTGGCCATCGACCCGCTGCTCGCCGCCGCGCCCACCATCGCGGTGCTCGCCGGCGCGGTCCTGGCCCTGCGGATCCTGCCGCCCCTGACCCGTCTCGCCGAACGGGGCGTCGACCGCACCCGCGCGACCGCGGCGATGCTCGGCATGTGGCAGGCCGGCCGTCGCCCCCACGCCGGCCCGGTGCTGCTGGTCGCCCTCGCCGTCGCGGTCAGCGCCCTCGCCTGGTCCCTGGCCGGCACCACCGGACGGTCTTTGACCGACCAGGCCGACCACCGCGTCGGCGCCGACCTGCGGCTGACCGAGACCGGCGCCGCACCCGACGACCGGGCCGCGCAACTCGCCCGGCTGCCCGGCGTCACCGCCGCGCTGCCCGCCTGGCGGTCCACCCTCAGCCTCGGCGCGACCAGGCAACCCGCGTCGCTGGTCGCCGCCGACGCCGACACCGCGGCCCGCGTCGTACGACTACGTCCCGACCTGGCCGGCGGCTCCCCCGCCGACGTGTTCGCGCAGGTCACCCGGAACCGCGTCGACGCGCCCCACACCGTCCTGCCGGCCGGGGCCCGACACCTGACCGGCCAGTTCACCGGTTCGGTCACCGCCGCCACCGGCCCGGTCCGCGCCTTCGCGGTGTTCGCCGCACCCGCCGGCACACACCGCCGGGTGCCGCTGGGCGACAGCCGGGACGGACGCCCGGTCGACTTCACCGTCGACCTGCCCGCCGGCCCGGCCCGGCTGGCCGGGTTCACCGTCGAGACCACCGGCCCCGCCACCCTGGTCGTCGACTGGCGGCTACGCGACCTGCGCGCCGACGGCCAACCCGTCGACCTGGCTGGCGGCGGACCGTGGCACACCGTCGACCCCAGCGGCACGCCCCGCGACGGCACCACCGCCACCGCGACCGGCGACACCCTCACCGCCCGGTGGACACGCGACGACGACACCCGCCGGGGCCGGGGCGACTCCCTCGTGCAGCTGGCCGTCACCCGCCCGGCCGCCGGCCCGGTGCCGTTGCTGGTCACCCCGCAGGCGCTGGCCGCGCTGCGGTTGGACGTCGGCGACGACACCCGGCTGTTCCTCGGCGCCGCCGAGGTCGACGTGCGGGTCGTCGGGGCCGTCGACGCGTTCCCCGGCGACACCGCCCCCGCCACCGTCTTCGCCGACCTGCCGTCGCTGCGCGACCGGACCTTCCACGACCGGGGCCTCCTCCGCGACGTGCAGGAATGGTGGCTGTCGGTGCCCACCGACCGGCACGACGAGACGGTCACCGCCGCCGCCGCGCTGACCGGCGTGGACGTGCTCGACCGGAAGGCGGTGGCCCGGGACCTCGCCGGTGACCCGTTCGGCGTCGGCGCGCGCGGCGCCCTGTTCGCCGCCGCCCTCGGCGCGGCGCTGCTCGCCGCGGTGGGCATCGCCGTCGACGTCAGCGCCACCGCCCGCCGCCGCGCCACCGAACTCGCCGTGCTGCGCACCCTCGGCGCGACCCACCGCACCGTCACCCGGTCCCTGGTGACCGAACAGGCGTTCCTCGCCGGCACCGGCGTGCTGGTCGGCCTGGCCGTCGGCGTCGCGGTGGCCGCCACCATGGCGCCCCTGATCATCCTCACCCCGTCGGCGGACCGGCCGACACCCCCGCCCACCCTGCTCATCGACTGGCCGCCCCTGCTGGCCACCGCCGCCTGCGTGCTGCTCATCGCCGTCGCCGCCACCACCGTCGCGGCGGCCCGGCAACGCGGACGCTCCGAAGCCGGCCACCTGCGCGGCGGGGAGGACCGGTGA
- a CDS encoding ABC transporter permease, translating into MTTTVTARPTRHTTGRRRRTGGPGARLRTFVGPAVLLALLGLVAAALVTGAPRLTNDLADRSLHADLAPLPHQVRDLTIEVRGGADGAAPAGAAGALDRFHAALPPPLPDLVDQRWQAGTVADDEVITSGDVGPLGEGGTVRLGLHTQTGLAEATRLTAGTWPDSSPGQPVQVAVSQAVADTLALRPGVRLGLAAPGRSPVALLVTGVFQPVRPADPLWAPTPQAVEPLLPVNDGDPFVAVAVTDPAGLAAAGRAGLPVTHSWRYRFDHHRVDSSTIEPVAAAVGAARRTQWLPGATAQTSLDTQLVRFGDQLTSVRNLLAVVQAGLLASLLGLILLAARVAVQTRRAELTLLRSRGASLPAIGRHTLAEAALLQPAAVAAGALLALLTPGRDGGTWWALPLIAAVTTAAVPAFAVAGQRHVAVVAGRPDLTRARPSARRLTVEVTVLLVAVLGLVLLRRRGLDPGGVDGYLAAVPVLLAVAVALLTLRALPWPLRLLDRTAARARGALLFLGVARAGRGAPVTTAPLAVLVVAVSTGVFGAVVTDTVARARDTAADLSVPADAWLTGYAFTPDTADRLAGLPGVRAVAPVRIDSNRPLRSGTDPQARTLGTARIMVVDAPAFARVAAASGVDVDVPEALRAAVRGDGPVPAVVSPSVAETVTGSAAADVQSRLYPFRVAGVVDVFPGVDLGTDRFVVLPWQALTEYAHTPVIPNRYLLATDDHDPAAVRATADDGQRRWQSAVLGSEVDVPEVPAELLTRRAYRDGLDRTGANDVLTLAFTVGAVGGSALAVLAVGFAVLADSRARARMLSRLRTLGFSEGQGRWLLVCELVPLVGVAALVGAAVGVALPGLLGPTLGLSAFTPGVSAGWHLDPLVVGAVLGLVAVGLAAGLGVEILVNRRTRTADALRRGEENE; encoded by the coding sequence GTGACCACCACCGTGACCGCACGACCCACCCGGCACACCACCGGCCGACGGCGACGCACCGGCGGCCCCGGCGCCCGGCTGCGGACCTTCGTCGGCCCTGCCGTCCTGCTCGCGCTGCTCGGCCTGGTCGCCGCGGCGCTGGTCACCGGCGCGCCGAGGCTGACCAACGACCTCGCCGACCGGAGCCTGCACGCCGACCTGGCCCCCCTGCCCCACCAGGTGCGCGACCTGACCATCGAGGTACGCGGCGGCGCCGACGGGGCCGCACCGGCCGGGGCGGCCGGCGCCCTGGACCGGTTCCACGCCGCTCTGCCGCCACCGCTGCCCGACCTGGTCGACCAGCGGTGGCAGGCGGGCACGGTCGCCGACGACGAGGTGATCACCTCCGGTGACGTCGGCCCGCTCGGCGAGGGCGGCACCGTCCGGCTCGGCCTGCACACCCAGACCGGCCTGGCGGAGGCGACCCGGCTGACCGCCGGGACCTGGCCCGACAGCAGCCCCGGCCAACCCGTGCAGGTCGCCGTGTCGCAGGCCGTCGCCGACACCCTCGCCCTGCGGCCCGGGGTCCGCCTCGGTCTTGCCGCCCCCGGCCGGTCGCCCGTCGCGCTGCTCGTGACCGGGGTGTTCCAGCCGGTCCGCCCCGCCGACCCGCTGTGGGCGCCCACGCCGCAGGCGGTGGAACCGCTGCTGCCGGTCAACGACGGCGACCCGTTCGTGGCCGTCGCGGTCACCGACCCCGCCGGCCTGGCCGCCGCCGGCCGGGCCGGACTGCCCGTCACCCACTCCTGGCGGTACCGGTTCGACCACCACCGCGTCGACTCCTCGACGATCGAACCGGTCGCCGCCGCCGTCGGCGCGGCCCGACGCACCCAGTGGCTGCCCGGCGCGACCGCGCAGACCTCCCTGGACACCCAGCTCGTGCGCTTCGGCGACCAGCTCACCTCGGTGCGCAACCTGCTGGCCGTCGTGCAGGCCGGACTGCTGGCCAGCCTGCTCGGGCTGATCCTGCTCGCCGCCCGGGTGGCCGTGCAGACCCGCCGCGCCGAGCTGACCCTGCTCCGGTCCCGGGGCGCGTCGCTGCCTGCCATCGGCCGGCACACCCTCGCCGAGGCGGCCCTGCTGCAACCGGCCGCGGTGGCCGCCGGGGCGCTGCTCGCGCTGCTGACCCCCGGACGCGACGGCGGCACCTGGTGGGCGCTGCCGCTCATCGCCGCCGTCACCACCGCCGCGGTGCCGGCGTTCGCGGTGGCCGGGCAGCGGCACGTCGCCGTGGTCGCCGGCCGGCCGGACCTGACCCGGGCCCGCCCGTCGGCGCGCCGCCTCACCGTCGAGGTCACCGTGCTGCTGGTGGCCGTGCTCGGGCTGGTGCTGCTGCGCCGCCGGGGCCTGGACCCCGGCGGCGTCGACGGGTACCTCGCGGCGGTGCCGGTGCTGCTGGCCGTCGCGGTGGCCCTGCTCACCCTGCGGGCCCTGCCCTGGCCGCTGCGACTGCTCGACCGGACCGCCGCCCGTGCCCGGGGTGCGCTGCTGTTCCTCGGCGTGGCCCGCGCCGGTCGGGGCGCGCCGGTAACCACCGCGCCCCTCGCGGTGCTGGTCGTCGCGGTCAGCACCGGCGTGTTCGGCGCGGTCGTCACCGACACCGTCGCCCGGGCCCGGGACACCGCCGCCGACCTGAGCGTGCCCGCCGACGCCTGGCTCACCGGGTACGCGTTCACCCCCGACACCGCCGACCGGCTCGCCGGGCTGCCCGGGGTACGGGCGGTCGCCCCGGTGCGGATCGACTCGAACCGGCCGCTGCGCTCCGGCACCGACCCGCAGGCCCGCACCCTCGGCACCGCCCGGATCATGGTGGTCGACGCGCCCGCGTTCGCCCGGGTCGCCGCCGCCAGCGGTGTCGACGTGGACGTGCCGGAAGCGCTGCGCGCCGCCGTGCGGGGCGACGGCCCGGTGCCGGCGGTGGTGTCCCCGAGCGTCGCCGAGACTGTCACCGGCAGCGCCGCCGCCGACGTGCAGAGCCGCCTGTACCCGTTCCGGGTGGCCGGGGTCGTGGACGTCTTCCCCGGCGTGGACCTGGGCACCGACCGGTTCGTGGTGCTGCCCTGGCAGGCGTTGACGGAGTACGCGCACACCCCGGTCATCCCCAACCGGTACCTGCTCGCCACCGACGACCACGACCCGGCGGCGGTGCGCGCGACCGCCGACGACGGGCAACGCCGGTGGCAGTCGGCGGTGCTGGGCAGCGAGGTCGACGTACCCGAGGTGCCGGCGGAGCTGCTGACCCGGCGCGCGTACCGGGACGGCCTGGACCGCACCGGCGCCAACGACGTGCTCACCCTCGCGTTCACCGTCGGCGCGGTCGGCGGCAGCGCCCTCGCCGTCCTCGCCGTCGGGTTCGCGGTGCTCGCCGACTCGCGGGCCCGCGCCCGGATGCTGTCCCGGCTGCGTACCCTCGGCTTCTCCGAGGGACAGGGCCGGTGGCTGCTGGTGTGCGAACTCGTGCCGCTGGTGGGGGTCGCCGCGCTGGTCGGCGCGGCCGTCGGGGTGGCCCTGCCGGGGCTGCTCGGCCCGACGCTCGGGCTGTCCGCGTTCACCCCGGGCGTCAGCGCCGGCTGGCACCTGGACCCACTCGTCGTCGGCGCGGTGCTCGGGCTGGTCGCGGTGGGTCTGGCCGCCGGGCTGGGCGTGGAGATTCTGGTGAACCGACGGACGCGTACCGCCGACGCGCTCCGGCGGGGAGAGGAGAACGAGTGA
- a CDS encoding ABC transporter ATP-binding protein translates to MTAVHTVPDLVSLQQRAADRAAARAGGTDRLRGHIVCDGLVRIFKTDGVEVVALQGLDLVVDQGELLAIVGASGSGKSTVLNILSGLDVPTAGIARVAGYDLLTMSARKRLAYRRRTVGFVWQQTARNLLPYLSAVENVALPMRLAGRRGRAARQRAAELLDLVGVGHCADRRPAEMSGGEQQRCAVAVAVANDPEVLFADEPTGELDENTAAEVFGALRTINAELGVTVVVVTHDHAVATQVRRTVAIRDGRTASEVRRSARRGADGVEELVTEEYAVLDRTGRMQLPAAFVDALDLRDRVRLTLEPDHVQVHPGREQEEQP, encoded by the coding sequence GTGACCGCCGTCCACACCGTCCCGGACCTGGTGTCGTTGCAGCAGCGGGCCGCCGACCGGGCCGCCGCCCGCGCCGGGGGGACCGACCGGCTGCGCGGCCACATCGTCTGCGACGGCCTGGTGCGCATCTTCAAGACCGACGGGGTGGAGGTCGTCGCGTTGCAGGGCCTCGACCTGGTCGTCGACCAGGGCGAGCTGCTCGCCATCGTCGGCGCGTCCGGCTCCGGCAAGTCGACCGTGCTGAACATCCTCTCCGGGCTGGACGTGCCCACCGCCGGGATCGCCCGGGTCGCCGGGTACGACCTGCTGACCATGTCGGCGCGTAAACGCCTGGCCTACCGACGGCGGACCGTCGGGTTCGTGTGGCAGCAGACCGCCCGGAACCTGCTGCCGTACCTGAGCGCGGTGGAGAACGTCGCGTTGCCGATGCGGCTGGCCGGCCGGCGGGGCCGGGCCGCCCGACAGCGGGCCGCGGAACTGCTGGACCTGGTCGGGGTGGGACACTGCGCCGACCGGCGGCCCGCCGAGATGAGCGGCGGTGAGCAGCAGCGCTGCGCGGTCGCGGTGGCGGTCGCCAACGACCCGGAGGTGCTCTTCGCCGACGAACCGACCGGCGAACTCGACGAGAACACCGCCGCGGAGGTGTTCGGGGCGCTGCGCACCATCAACGCCGAGCTGGGCGTCACCGTCGTGGTGGTCACCCACGACCACGCCGTCGCCACCCAGGTCCGCCGGACCGTCGCGATCCGCGACGGCCGCACCGCCAGCGAGGTACGCCGCTCGGCGCGCCGGGGCGCCGACGGTGTCGAGGAACTGGTCACCGAGGAGTACGCGGTGCTCGACCGCACCGGCCGGATGCAGCTGCCCGCCGCGTTCGTCGACGCCCTCGACCTGCGCGACCGGGTCCGGCTCACCCTGGAACCCGACCACGTGCAGGTGCACCCGGGCCGCGAACAGGAGGAGCAGCCGTGA
- a CDS encoding ABC transporter ATP-binding protein: MSEDLVTVEGVGREFPAAGQVVYALRDVSFTAGRGELVAVRGRSGAGKTTLLNLVGGLDRPTTGRIRVAGRDVTAANRRDLLALRRDTVGFVFQSFGLIPILSAAENVGLPLRLAKVPAAEREQRVAVLLELVGLGGHARQRPYELSGGQQQRVALARALANDPALLIADEPTGQLDSETGQAVMDLLRALVRARGMTALVATHDPALVEAADRVVTLRDGRRVDDLVPT, from the coding sequence GTGAGCGAGGACCTGGTCACCGTCGAGGGCGTCGGCCGGGAGTTCCCCGCCGCCGGGCAGGTGGTGTACGCCCTGCGGGACGTGTCGTTCACCGCCGGCCGGGGCGAGCTGGTGGCCGTACGGGGCCGCTCGGGCGCCGGCAAGACGACCCTGCTGAACCTGGTCGGCGGCCTGGACCGGCCCACCACCGGGCGGATCCGGGTGGCTGGGCGGGACGTGACCGCCGCGAACCGCCGGGACCTGCTGGCGTTGCGCCGGGACACCGTCGGGTTCGTGTTCCAGTCGTTCGGGTTGATCCCGATCCTGTCGGCGGCGGAGAACGTGGGCCTGCCGCTGCGGTTGGCGAAGGTGCCCGCCGCCGAACGGGAACAGCGGGTGGCGGTGCTGCTGGAACTGGTCGGCCTCGGCGGACACGCCCGGCAACGCCCGTACGAGCTGTCCGGCGGCCAGCAGCAGCGGGTGGCCCTGGCGCGGGCCCTGGCGAACGACCCGGCGCTGCTGATCGCCGACGAGCCGACCGGACAATTGGACTCGGAGACCGGGCAGGCGGTGATGGACCTGCTGCGGGCGCTGGTCCGGGCCCGGGGCATGACCGCCCTGGTGGCCACGCACGACCCGGCGCTGGTGGAGGCCGCCGACCGGGTGGTGACGTTACGCGACGGCCGGCGGGTCGACGACCTGGTGCCGACCTGA